A stretch of the Argentina anserina chromosome 6, drPotAnse1.1, whole genome shotgun sequence genome encodes the following:
- the LOC126800771 gene encoding LOW QUALITY PROTEIN: pentatricopeptide repeat-containing protein At3g05340 (The sequence of the model RefSeq protein was modified relative to this genomic sequence to represent the inferred CDS: inserted 5 bases in 4 codons; substituted 1 base at 1 genomic stop codon) — protein MGLSLSQPHLSLLFLLLGLLSILKTRLIHHNPISQPSPLVLNHVNVISLLSSCGKYRNFQLGSSLHASIIKTFEPHNRNAVVIWNSLISLCLKCGQVRDAVKVLNEMPVRDTVSWNTVISGLLRNGESEIGFGYFKRMLESGCCQVDKATLTCIIAGFDGVECCFLNKMMHGLVVLNGFERETSVGNALITLYCKCGCFGSARRLFDELVERNVITWTALISGLAHNGFYSESLKLFAEMRGGVVEPNAMTFLGSLMACSGLQAIKAGHQMHGLVWKLGMQSDLCFESSLMYMYSKCGSVEGAWRIFESTEELDEVSVTVILVGFXQTGLETEAIQIFVKMMKAGIDIDPNMVSAVLGVLXVDTSLGVGKQLHSLIVKKNFGYNSFVVNGLINMYSKCGELEESAKVFTQMPQRNSMIAAFARHGDGSKALQLYENMKMKGVQPTDVTFLSLLHACSHAGLIERGMKFLTCMKXDDGMSPREEHYACVVDMLGRAGLLTEAKKFIEGLSENPGLLVWQTLXGACSIHGDSDIGKYAADQLFLAAPQSPAPYVLLANIYSSEGRWKERAKAIKGMKEMGVAKEAGISWIEIEKKXQSFVVGDKMHPQAEIINRVLAGLFRLMKDEGYVPDESFILSHFDQDEKR, from the exons ACCCTCGCCGTTGGTCCTCAACCATGTCAATGTAATCTCGCTTCTTTCCTCTTGTGGCAAATATCGCAACTTTCAATTGGGTTCTTCCCTCCACGCCTCCATCATCAAGACCTTCGAACCCCATAATCGCAATGCTGTTGTGATATGGAATTCTCTTATTTCCTTGTGCTTGAAATGTGGGCAAGTGAGGGATGCAGTTAAAGTGCTCAACGAAATGCCTGTGAGAGATACGGTGTCGTGGAATACTGTGATATCTGGATTGTTGAGGAATGGGGAGTCTGAGATTGGTTTCGGGTACTTCAAGAGAATGTTGGAGTCGGGTTGTTGTCAAGTTGATAAAGCTACTTTGACTTGCATTATAGCAGGTTTTGATGGGGTGGAGTGTTGTTTCTTGAACAAGATGATGCATGGTTTGGTGGTTCTTAATGGGTTTGAGCGGGAAACTTCAGTGGGGAATGCTTTGATTACGTTGTATTGTAAATGTGGGTGCTTTGGCTCTGCGAGACGGCTTTTTGATGAGCTGGTTGAGAGGAATGTGATTACATGGACAGCGTTGATTTCGGGCCTTGCACATAATGGTTTCTATTCTGAGAGCTTGAAGTTGTTTGCGGAGATGCGTGGTGGTGTGGTGGAACCCAATGCTATGACGTTTTTGGGCTCACTCATGGCGTGTTCTGGATTGCAGGCGATAAAGGCCGGGCATCAGATGCATGGACTTGTATGGAAATTAGGAATGCAATCAGATTTGTGTTTTGAGAGCTCGTTGATGTACATGTATTCGAAATGTGGTAGTGTTGAAGGTGCATGGAGAATTTTTGAGTCCACTGAAGAACTTGATGAGGTTTCTGTAACTGTTATCCTTGTGGGTTT GCAGACTGGGCTTGAGACTGAAGCTATCCAGATTTTTGTGAAAATGATGAAGGCAGGGATTGATATCGACCCAAACATGGTTTCAGCAGTGCTTGGAGTTT GTGTTGATACTTCTTTAGGTGTGGGAAAGCAACTCCACTCTTTAATTGTCAAGAAGAATTTTGGTTATAATTCTTTCGTTGTGAATGGGCTTATAAATATGTACTCCAAGTGTGGGGAGCTGGAAGAGTCGGCAAAGGTCTTCACTCAAATGCCTCAAAGGAATTCAATGATTGCAGCATTTGCCCGTCATGGAGATGGCTCCAAAGCATTGCAATTGTacgaaaatatgaaaatgaaaggagTACAACCAACAGATGTCACATTTCTGTCCCTACTTCATGCTTGTAGCCATGCTGGCTTGATCGAGAGGGGCATGAAATTTCTGACTTGTATGAAATAAGACGATGGGATGAGTCCAAGGGAAGAACACTATGCTTGTGTTGTTGACATGTTAGGTCGGGCAGGACTTCTAACTGAGGCTAAAAAATTTATTGAAGGACTATCTGAAAATCCTGGTTTACTTGTTTGGCAAACAT ATGGTGCTTGTAGTATTCATGGTGATTCTGATATTGGTAAATATGCTGCAGATCAGTTGTTTTTGGCAGCGCCACAGAGTCCCGCACCATATGTTTTGCTTGCCAATATATATTCGTCTGAAGGCAGGTGGAAAGAGAGAGCAAAGGCTATTAAGGGGATGAAAGAGATGGGGGTGGCAAAAGAAGCGGGTATTAGTTggattgaaattgaaaaga TTCAGAGCTTTGTTGTTGGTGATAAAATGCATCCACAAGCAGAGATCATTAATAGGGTTTTGGCAGGTTTGTTTAGACTTATGAAAGATGAAGGATATGTTCCGGATGAGAGCTTTATACTCTCTCACTTCGATCAAGATGAAAAGAGATGA
- the LOC126798850 gene encoding putative receptor-like protein kinase At3g47110 — protein MAYNLNYSIAEMLLCFLFILLGLPSKSAFLCEDSSDCQSLLRFKEEIASDPRGHLQTWNEANPFCNWTGITCHQRLQDRVIGIELIDLGLQGRISPFISNLSLLANLSLQINGFHGHIPSSLGKLAELAFLNLSSNKLEGNIPGSLHGCQTLKVVDLTYNNLSGVLPQELGWMKNLTYLALSENSLRGVLPATLSNLTELTQLELAANYFSGKIPPDLGTLGKLEILYLHLNYLEGSIPAGIGNCTALREISLIENLLTGEIPSELFELKNMQKMYLSRNKLSGKIPVNLSNLSQLILFDVSLNNLEGVVPAGLGMLKNLENFYLHSNSLGGGSGNSSLSFLTALTNCSYLQKLHLGSCLFAGNLPSSLGDLSKDLYYLNLIDNHITGSIPDSIGNLSGLVTLYLSYNRLEGQIPSSLGKLLNLQRLYLGNNRIIGPIPDDLGMLSNLGILESDNNSIGGPIPPSLGNLSQLRYLYLSSNRLSGKFPTELTQCSLMMLLDLSFNKLQGLIPVQIAVFSNLALSLNLSNNNFEGQLPASIGKLVSVQAIDLSENKFSGSIPALIGSCISLAYLNMSNNMFEGTIPESLNSITHLEVLDLARNELNGTIPIWIAENQMIRNINLSYNRLSGEVPDTGRMHIFNRSSLQGNVGLCGGSAVLGLPPCKVPKRKHNIRKLLLFSFVTAVALVCVLVVVFVYCFFFFRKRDSKPEDRTVIVLGSPSQNGRRTFTQRELEIATGEFSEVHLLGRGAFGSVYKAIVDDGKTIMAVKVLHGDSIQSYKSFKRECRIMSEIRHRNLVRLLGYNWNTQFKALILEYIANGNLAEHLYPGGLEEGTCELSLRERLSIAIDVANGLDYLQEGCQVQILHCDLKPENVLIGKDMVAHVADFGIGKLISPEKPNELHVSTTHFLRGSIGYIPPEYAQGNEVSAKGDVYSFGVMVLELITRKRPTSNMIPGGVNLRKWVLSSYPDHVLDVVDSTLKEIKSINGALEELERCCVQMLGIGLMCTSDTPQKRPSMSSVVQMLTDI, from the exons ATGGCATACAATCTGAACTATTCTATTGCAGAAATGTTACTATGTTTTTTGTTCATCTTACTTGGTTTGCCATCTAAGTCTGCATTTCTTTGTGAAGATTCCAGTGATTGCCAGAGTCTGCTCAGGTTCAAGGAGGAGATAGCAAGTGATCCCAGAGGTCATCTTCAAACTTGGAATGAAGCCAATCCCTTCTGCAACTGGACTGGAATTACGTGCCACCAACGTCTCCAGGACAGAGTTATAGGTATTGAACTCATAGATCTGGGGTTGCAAGGAAGAATATCGCCATTCATATCCAACCTCTCTCTACTTGCCAACCTGTCTTTGCAGATCAATGGGTTTCATGGACATAttccatcttctttgggaaaACTTGCAGAGTTAGCATTTCTAAATTTAAGCTCAAACAAGCTTGAAGGTAACATTCCAGGTTCATTACATGGTTGCCAAACCTTGAAAGTTGTAGACTTGACTTACAACAATCTATCTGGTGTCCTTCCTCAAGAACTCGGCTGGATGAAGAATTTGACATACTTGGCTCTCTCTGAAAACAGTCTCCGTGGAGTGCTTCCAGCCACTCTTTCAAACTTGACAGAATTGACACAACTTGAACTGGCTGCCAACTATTTTAGTGGAAAGATCCCACCAGATCTTGGAACATTGGGAAAGCTAGAGATTTTGTATCTCCATCTGAACTATCTTGAAGGCTCAATACCTGCAGGAATTGGTAACTGCACTGCCTTACGTGAAATTTCGCTGATTGAAAATCTGCTAACTGGAGAAATCCCTTCTGAATTGTTTGAACTCAAGAATATGCAGAAAATGTACCTGTCAAGAAACAAGCTTTCTGGGAAAATTCCAGTGAACCTCTCCAATCTTTCACAGCTGATTCTGTTTGATGTTAGTTTGAATAATTTAGAGGGCGTAGTTCCTGCAGGTTTGGGCATGTTAAAGAATCTTGAGAATTTCTACTTGCATTCCAACAGCTTGGGTGGTGGCTCTGGAAATTCTTCTCTCAGCTTCTTAACGGCTCTAACTAACTGTTCCTATCTGCAAAAACTACACTTGGGTTCGTGTTTGTTCGCTGGAAATCTACCATCTTCTTTAGGTGACCTTTCAAAAGACCTCTATTACTTGAATCTTATTGATAACCACATTACTGGGAGTATACCGGATAGTATCGGTAACTTAAGTGGGCTGGTAACGTTGTACTTGTCATACAATCGTTTGGAAGGACAAATTCCATCTTCTCTTGGAAAGCTTTTGAATTTGCAGAGGTTATACTTGGGCAACAACAGAATTATTGGGCCAATTCCGGATGACTTGGGGATGCTGTCTAACCTTGGTATACTGGAATCGGACAATAATTCAATTGGGGGGCCAATTCCGCCTTCACTTGGTAATCTCTCACAGCTGAGATATCTTTACCTGTCTAGTAATCGCCTATCAGGGAAGTTTCCAACTGAGCTTACCCAGTGTTCTCTTATGATGTTGCTTGATCTATCCTTCAACAAATTACAAGGCTTGATTCCTGTACAGATTGCCGTTTTTTCAAACCTAGCTCTCTCTCTTAATCTTTCGAACAATAACTTCGAAGGACAGTTGCCTGCAAGTATTGGAAAGCTGGTATCTGTACAGGCAATTGACTTGTCTGAGAACAAGTTTTCTGGTTCAATACCTGCCTTGATTGGAAGCTGCATTTCTTTGGCATATCTAAACATGTCCAACAATATGTTTGAAGGTACTATTCCAGAATCATTGAATTCAATCACTCATCTTGAAGTTTTGGATTTGGCTCGTAATGAATTGAATGGCACCATTCCAATTTGGATTGCTGAAAACCAGATGATCAGAAATATCAATTTATCCTATAATAGGCTATCAGGAGAAGTTCCAGATACCGGAAGGATGCATATTTTTAATAGAAGCTCATTGCAGGGGAATGTGGGGTTGTGTGGTGGTTCTGCAGTACTTGGTCTTCCGCCATGCAAAGTTCCAAAGAGAAAACATAACATAAGAAAGTTGTTACTTTTCTCATTTGTTACAGCGGTTGCATTAGTCTGTGTCCTGGTTGTAGTCTTTGTTtattgtttcttcttcttcagaaaAAGGGATTCAAAACCAGAAGACAGAACGGTAATAGTATTGGGATCCCCAAGCCAAAATGGAAGGCGCACTTTCACCCAAAGGGAACTTGAAATTGCAACAGGTGAGTTCAGTGAGGTTCATCTCCTGGGTAGAGGAGCCTTTGGCTCAGTCTATAAAGCAATTGTTGATGATGGGAAAACTATTATGGCAGTGAAGGTTCTGCATGGTGACAGTATTCAGAGTTACAAAAGCTTTAAGAGGGAATGTCGAATCATGTCTGAGATTAGGCACCGGAATCTTGTTAGATTGCTAGGATATAACTGGAACACACAGTTCAAGGCTCTTATTCTTGAATACATTGCAAATGGTAACTTGGCAGAGCATCTTTATCCTGGTGGACTAGAGGAAGGAACATGTGAACTATCTTTGAGGGAAAGATTGTCAATAGCCATAGATGTTGCCAATGGGTTGGACTATCTTCAAGAGGGTTGTCAAGTCCAAATTCTACATTGTGACTTGAAACCAGAGAATGTGCTCATTGGCAAGGATATGGTAGCTCATGTAGCAGATTTTGGGATTGGAAAGCTCATATCACCCGAGAAACCCAACGAACTACATGTTAGCACAACGCATTTTCTACGAGGATCGATTGGATATATTCCCCCAG AATATGCGCAAGGCAATGAGGTGTCAGCTAAAGGTGACGTCTATAGCTTTGGTGTGATGGTGCTCGAGTTGATAACAAGAAAAAGACCGACAAGCAATATGATTCCAGGTGGGGTTAATCTAAGGAAGTGGGTTCTTTCTTCGTACCCAGATCATGTGTTGGATGTCGTTGACAGCACACTAAAGGAGATTAAAAGTATAAATGGTGCTTTGGAAGAGCTTGAGAGATGCTGCGTTCAAATGCTTGGTATAGGGTTAATGTGCACATCAGATACTCCACAGAAAAGACCATCCATGTCTTCTGTTGTGCAGATGTTAACAGATATCTAG